One window of the Strix uralensis isolate ZFMK-TIS-50842 chromosome 3, bStrUra1, whole genome shotgun sequence genome contains the following:
- the CST3 gene encoding cystatin-C, whose amino-acid sequence MAGVRLCLALLAAALVFTGAVLGGEHGPRLLGAPVDIANTGNDEGLQRALHFAIAEYNKASNDMYSSRVVRIISAKRQVVSGVKYIMEVEIGRTTCPKPAADLQSCAFHDAPQMAKHTVCKFVVYNIPWLNQIKLLTSECQ is encoded by the exons ATGGCGGGAGTGAGGCTGTGCCTGGCGCTGCTGGCCGCGGCCCTGGTGTTCACCGGCGCCGTGCTGGGCGGCGAACACGGCCCGCGGCTCCTGGGGGCCCCGGTGGACATCGCTAACACCGGCAACGATGAGGGCCTGCAGCGGGCCCTGCATTTCGCCATCGCGGAGTACAACAAGGCCAGCAACGACATGTACTCCAGCCGGGTGGTGCGGATCATCAGCGCCAAGAGGCAG GTTGTGTCTGGAGTCAAGTATATAATGGAAGTTGAGATTGGACGGACAACTTGCCCGAAGCCAGCAGCTGATCTCCAGAGCTGTGCTTTCCATGATGCGCCGCAGATGGCTAAG cACACCGTTTGCAAGTTCGTAGTGTACAATATTCCTTGGCTAAACCAGATTAAACTACTGACCAGTGAGTGTCAGTAA